One Nesterenkonia sandarakina genomic region harbors:
- the mnhG gene encoding monovalent cation/H(+) antiporter subunit G, with product MSSEATILSTAQTLLGASALVLGLALFVIAAVGLLRFSDAYTRLTAVTKSGTLGICLMLLGTLVLDPSIANLITLGLAILLQLMTAPVGGFALSRATFRSGVPLPEVQYNELPKI from the coding sequence GTGAGCTCCGAGGCTACGATCCTTAGCACTGCTCAAACATTACTTGGAGCTTCTGCCCTGGTCCTGGGGCTCGCGCTGTTTGTGATTGCCGCCGTAGGTCTATTGCGGTTTTCAGACGCTTACACGCGGCTGACCGCAGTAACGAAGTCTGGCACGCTTGGGATCTGTCTCATGCTGCTGGGCACGCTAGTGCTTGATCCTTCTATCGCGAACCTGATCACACTGGGCCTTGCAATACTGCTGCAGCTGATGACGGCTCCGGTGGGTGGCTTTGCGCTAAGCCGCGCAACCTTCAGATCAGGAGTTCCTCTCCCCGAGGTGCAGTACAACGAGCTTCCGAAGATCTAG
- a CDS encoding monovalent cation/H+ antiporter complex subunit F: MTPEEFLGVEILGLTISAIVLVILALTLLPAMWRVALGPADADRAVGADHVFFVLVASIAILGLAWERDLLFDLVLVGTLVGFISALILARFLGRRRQ, encoded by the coding sequence GTGACTCCTGAAGAGTTCCTAGGAGTCGAGATCCTAGGTCTAACAATTTCAGCGATAGTGCTCGTCATTCTGGCTCTCACGCTTCTGCCGGCCATGTGGAGGGTCGCACTGGGACCAGCTGATGCTGATCGCGCAGTAGGCGCAGACCATGTTTTCTTCGTCCTGGTGGCTTCTATTGCAATACTAGGCTTGGCGTGGGAGAGAGACCTGTTGTTCGACTTGGTGCTGGTGGGAACCCTCGTCGGGTTCATTTCCGCCTTGATTCTTGCCCGATTCCTGGGAAGGAGACGTCAGTGA